The DNA sequence CGCGACTATAACCGGTTGCGGGAACGCCGCGTCAATGTAGGCTTGAAGTTGGCTTGGCGCCCTAATGATCAGTTTGAGTTGCTATTAGGACCACGCTTTAATTCCACTCGAATTGAACGCACCGAGGGCCGTTTCATCGACGCTATCGGCGACCAGTTTCATCCGGAAATTTTTGATGGCATTGAGATGATGAACCTCGAAGCTAATCTACATTTCAACAATGTCGATCAGCCTACCTTCCCAACACGTGGTCTCAGATTCGAGCTGAATACTGGTTGGGCCGATCAATTAGACGAAGAAGAATACAACTTTCCCTTCCTGGAAAGTGAACTGGCCATGTACCAGCAGCTAGATAGTCGTGGTAAGTTGGTGTTGGCTAGCCAATTGGGGGTGTCCCATCGTTTTACCGAAAATTATCCCTTCTTCCTTGGTGCTCAACTCGGCGGTCTCGGGCCTGAAGGTAATCTTCGTGGTTTCCGGAGAGATCGCTTCACTGGGCGTACGGCATTTTATCACAATACCGACCTGCGCTGGAAAGCACTCTACTGGAACAACAATGCAGTACCTATGTCTATTGGTCTATCGGCCTCTTTTGATTATGGCAAGGTAAGCCTGGAAGACATTGAAAGTGAAAAGATCCACTACAGTTATGGTGGTGGTTTGTTTTTTACCCCTTTTGAATTGATGACCATCCACATCGGAGCTTATTCCGGTAATGGTGAAGAAGTACGCTTTCTCGTAGGCGGAGGATTTTTCTTCTAGATCAAGTCACACCCTAATCCCAAACCTGAACCGGCGTGCAAATACCCATCCTTTAAAACAAAACCACCCGTCACCAAATCGCGGGCTAGGTCCAGGCTGCCATCCAAATCCAGATAACGGGTAGCATTACTCGCCAGTGCCGCATGGAGTGCAGCTGTGATAGAAACAATGGATTCATCATTGCAGCCCCACATCAGTTCAATCCCCACACGTTCCGCAACAAAGGCAATACGTCGAGCCTCCGCGACGCCACCACATTTCATCAATTTTATATTAAAGATGCCGTAAGGCTGCCCTTCTGTTGCCAGCATTAGGGCATCATTGGCATTATGCAAATCCTCATCAGCAGCACAAAGCTTGCGCAAATCCGGAGGTAACGTCAGCTGGGCAGCTGGGCCACAGAGGGTATCACCCGCCTGTACTTTGCCGCGGTCGTGGCCTGCGGGAAACGGCTGCTCGTAGAATTCTACGGCCAAGTGCTGTGTGGCTTTTGAAAAATCGATTAGGTCTTGAGGTGTATATCCCTGGTTGGCGTCAATACGGATAGCAATATCAGGGCCAACGGTCGCTCTAAGTTTAGTGAACACTTCAACGTCTTCAGCTACACTCCTTCCTGTTTTTAGTTTTATGACCCGGAAGCCCGTTGCCATGTGCTCTCGTGCTTGCTCCAGCGTTTCTTCTACCGACAGGATTCCGATGGTAATAGAGGTAGGTAACTTCTTGTATTGCAGCCCCCACCAATCCACCAATCTCACCCCCAGATGACGGGTAAAGGCATCGTGCAGTGCCACATCTACCGCCGCCAAGGCCGCAGGTTGCTTCAGCATTAATGGCCGTAAGCTGGCCAAAATTGCGGGAAAGGTCTGTATCGTAGCGCCATGTAAAGCTGGCTCTGCTATTTCTTTAAGTACGCGTAAGCTATCCTCAACACTTTCGCCCGTGACCCCCGGCGAGGGAGCAGAACAACCAATACCACGGGTACCATCAGCGAGCTCTAGTACGAGAAAGACGTTTTCCACATCCGAGATGGTTTTAAACGCAATAGTATATGGACGAGTAAGCTCCAGGTTTTCCCGAATGATCTCTACTTTGGTGATTTTCATAAAAATGGTTGGATGGTTAGTTGGTTGAAAGTTGATTGTTGTTGGTTGTTGGTTGACCTTTCAGCATGTAAATACTTCCGACTTTCGATTTCCGACTTTAAATGGTTAGTTGACCTTCAACAATCAACTTTCAACCATCAACACGCTTGACATCGTCATGCCTTCGGCATACATGTACTTACTTCCGACTTTAAAATGGTTAAAATTCGTTCGTAACGAGCTTACTATTCATCCATTCTTCGATAGCTTCGGCTTCGATAGGGATGCGTTGAGTCAAATCCTTAGGGCCGTGGTCGGTAACCAGAATGTTGTTTTCTAGCCGGATACCTATTTTTTCTTCTGGAATATAAATGCCTGGTTCACACGTAAACACCATGCCTGCCTGTACGGGCAGATAGCGCTCACTGAGGTCGTGAACATCTAAACCTAAGTGATGGCTGGTACCATGCATAAAATAGCGTTTGTAAGCAGGGTGAGCCGGATCTTGGTTTTTTACTTGTGTTTTATCTAGTAAACCAAGCTGTAGGAGTTCCTCCTCCATCAGTTGACCTACTTCCTTGTGGTAATCCTCAAGGCTTACGCCTGGCAGCAATAACTTTATGGCCGCCTGTTGCACCCTCAACACAGCATCATATACCGCTCGCTGTCGGCTACTGAAACGGCCATTGACGGGAATCGTTCGAGTAAGATCAGCAGCATAATTGCCGTACTCTGCCCCAAAATCAAGGAGCAGTAAATCTCCGTCGCGACACGGACGGTTATTTTGGATGTAATGCAACACACAGGTATTCGCCCCGCTGGCTACAATGGGTTCATACGCATGCCCCGTAGCTCGCTGCCGAAGAAAGCTGGCGGTGATCTCCGCTTCTACTTCATATTCATGTACTCCCGGTTCCACCATTTTCAAGACTTGCTCAAAAGCTGCTCCGGTAATATTGACCGCTTGCTGGATGAGTTCCATCTCCAAGGGTGACTTGATCATGCGCAGCCGCTTGAGCAACGGGCCGGAACGGTGGTACTTATGCGCTGGATAGTGCATTTGCAACTCCTTGGCCAACCTTTGGTTTCTGGTGAGTACCGGGCTTTGGAACCGGTCGTGCTCATCAAGATTGACATACACCCGCTTGGCCAACAGCATCAACTCGTGTAGAATCGTATCCATCTCATCCAGCCAGTGCACCCGATCCACCCCAGATATCCGGCGAACATCAGCTTTACTCAATTGATCGCCTTCGTAACGAGATAACCGCTCTTCGTTTCTACGAACGAACACAAGCTCCTCAAAACCATCCTTGACACAAGAGGGAAATAACACAAGCACCGTCTCCGGTTGCTCTATGCCCGTCAGGAAAAACAACTCACTATTCTGTCGAAAAGGGAAAAAAGTATCACCCGATCGAGGCAGTAAATCATTGGCATAAAAAATCGCCAAACTATCAGCTTTTAGTAGCTGAGCATAGCGGCGGCGGTTGAATGAGAATAACTCGGCAGATATAGGATGGTACTTCATTATGCAAAGTTAAAGAACTATTAATTCCTTCCCAATGTTATTATCAATGTAAATTTAATGTTAACTTTACATTAATTAAAGATTAACGCCTTATGAAAAAGAAGTTATTTAAAGAGAAGCAACAATACCAAGGCAAGGATCTTATTGTTGCGATAATTGTCATCATGCTGCTCCTTACTTACCAGCTGATCGATAGTGTATTCATTTCTCACCAACAAAGTTGGCTGAACAACATCCTGTGTCTGGGGGTAATCATTGGCCTGGGCTGGTGGATCAAGTCCTTGTTCCAGCGTCAGCAGAAAAACATTGTTACAGACAAAAAAATCATCTGCAAAGTAGACTCTTGGTACCAGGATAAAAAGAAGATTCCTTTGGAAGACATCGAAAGCTGCGCGGTGGTAAAAACCCCTGTAGTAGCCCAGTGGCATGGTTCAAATATCGAAATGCCCAAAGAAGAAATGTGGTCCATCAACGGCCGAAACGGCCTGGCAATCGCTACCAAAAAGGGGGAGCAGATTTTTATCGGATCTTCCCGGGCCCAGGAGATGGCGCAGGCGATCAAGCAGGCTTTAAGTATCTGAAAGTTGGGTGAGTATAAGGGTTTAAAAGTCGGAAATCAGAAATCGGAAGTGGGAAGTATTTCCGACCTCCCATTTCCCACCTCCGACTTCAATTATCTTCTTAATTGCAGGTGCGCCTCTTGACCCATTTTTTTCTAACTTTTACACCCTTACACTTTTATCACTTTTACACCTGAATTATTCCTTCCAACGAATCCTCTTGGCTTTAGGCTTGATGAACACGGTTTGCTCGGAGGCAACCAACAATCGTTCCGGCGTGAGAAAATCCAGTGATTCGTACTGGGTAGCCAGAAAGAGCGATATCCGACGAGAACGCAACTTCCCTCGCAAAAAATGCCCTTCCGGATAATCAGTGAAATAATAAACATTGGCGGCAGAGTAAGGTATGAAACCCAATCGAAACTTGAAATAGTAAGCCAGCAAAGCCACTTGCCCCGTCTCTGGATGGATTGCGGCAGCCGTAACGGCTCTTTTTCTCAGTTGCAAACTATCACGTAATTCGGCCGTGTACTGTCCCGCTCTAGCAGGAACTACATAATGATAGGTGGTCAGGTTCGCCCGTTGAATGCGACTTTTGGTAAAAAGGTGAAGAGAATCCTGGTGCCAGAAAAAGGCCTCCACATCGTAAAAACGGTGATCAGGATAAGCAAACTGCAAACTGTCGATCTGCCCATTGTGGGGATCATAGCAGTACACCTGCAATTCGGAGCGTACCCGCCGATTGTCTCCAAAATCACCGATGTATAAGCGCCCTTGATCATCGTGCGTCAGGTCTTCCCAATCTTGATTAATGATACTGGGCAACGGAATTGCAGCTTGAATTTCGCCTCTCCCATTGGTAAGAAACAATTCGGCAGCATTTCCCCCGTCATTGAGCCACCAAAGACTATCTGCACTGTTTACCACCAAACCTGAAACCTCCCGTAGTTCAGCAGGTAAACAGAATTTCCGAGGGCTTTTTGATTGCCCAATCAAGGATAAAGATAGCAGGCAAAAGAGCACTAGAATGCCCGATTTCAGGTAATTATTTGAAAAAAAATAAAACTTTTTTATCATTTTTTTCTGATCATTTCATGCCCTAAAGCTTAGTAAATCAAGCATCTCTGAAGGCGATAGTTGCTTTAACAAAGAATTTGTCCTGTTTCCCAAAGATATGCGGCGAAAAGGATAATCTCACAAATCTGTTTTGGGAACTGAACAAAATCTTAATTTTTATTTTTAGTTTACACTGGTTTTACAAAGGCTTGATTTTTGGATATTCTTGACCGTTTTCCGACTTCGGTAAGGTGAAAAAAGAAAATTACTAATCGTAATTCCACCTAAGTCAATCACTTACTCCCTTGGCCCCAACCACTTATCACGACCAATTAATCGTTCATTTCCGTATCTTTGTAGGGACAAGCCACTTGTCAGCTCTGTAAGAAAGACTTATAGAGTCCCTAAATTAATATTGCTGCTATTTTGAACAAGACAACAACTTCTACTGCTGTTATGCCTTCAGAACGTCAAGAGATATTGCGGGATTACTATATCTGCTGTCTCAGTCGTGAACTCAGCCTGGTCATTCGCCGGGATGTACTGACGGGCCGCGCCAAATTTGGTGTTTCAGACGATGGCAAAGAGTTGTTTCAAGTAGCTATGGCCAAAGCTTACCAAGCTGGTGATTGGCGCGCTGATTATTACCGCGGGCACACCCTACTTCTGGCCCTCGATTTGGCTAAGCCCGAAGATATCCTTGCGCAGTTGTACGCCGATCCGGAAAACGACCCCTTCAGCGGTGGTCGCCAGATGGTAGGTCACCATATGACTCCCAACACCAATGCGGAGGGAGATTGGATTCCTCAACTTTCACAAGTCAACCTGTCCTCCGATATTTCTACCACTGGTGGGCAAATGGCACGCGCCACTGGCCTGGCTTACGCCAGTAAAGTTTATCGCGAAACCAAGCACCTCAAGGCACCTAGTTTTTCTGACAATGGTCAGGAGGTATGTTTTTGCTGTATTGGAGATGCCAGCACTAGTGAAGGTGCTTTTTGGGAAAGCCTCAACGCCGCCGGCGTACTTCAAATTCCCCTAGCCGTTACAGTGGCCGACGACGGCTACGGTATCTCTGTACCTACTGAGTACCAAACCATAAAAGGGAGCATCAGTGCTGCACTGGCCGGATTTGCCGCCGAAGGCGACCAGGAAGGCATGGCTATTTACCGCATTAAAGGCTGGGATTATCCTGCACTTTGTGAAGCATATACCAAGGGGATCAAGCAAGTACGTAAAGCACACCAACCTGCCCTCTACCACATAGAAGAATTGACCCAACCACAGGGGCATTCCACCTCTGGTTCGCACGAACGCTACAAAAGTGAAGAGCGCCTGAATTGGGAACAGGAATACGACTGTAACCGACAGTTTCGCCTGTGGATGCTAGCTACCGAAATCGCAGAAGAAGAGGAACTACTGGAGTTGGAAGCCAAAGCCAAAGCTGTCATTACCGAAGCCAGAACCCAGGCCTGGGATAATTTCCGGCAACCCATCAAACTCCTCCAGGAGCAACTCAACCAAGTCATTCAAAGCCTCCCAAGCAGCGAGGCAAAAGATCACGCGCTCAAAGAGATAGCTCAGTTGCGCACCCCCAGTCGTTCAGAGCTCTTAAGCATTGCCCGCCGCTTGCAGTTTGCTTTCTACGGGCAGGAAACACCCGCTCTCACGCAATTCATTGCACAAGAAAAACAGCATCTTCAGCAACTTTATAGTAGTCATCACCTCAGCGAAAGTCCCAAAGCTGCGCTGCGGGTTCCTGCGGTAGCCGCCACCTATCCGACCACTGCCAAAAACATCAACGGTTTTGAAGTGATCAACCATTTTTTCGACCGGGCATTAGCGCGTATTCCTGAGCTATACATCTTCGGCGAGGATGTGGGCAAGATAGGCGGAGTCAATCAGGGCATGGCAGGTTTACAAGAAAAATACGGCGAGCATCGCGTCTTTGATACGGGCATCCGTGAGTGGACGATCGTAGGCCAAGCCATAGGTATGGCCATGCGTGGCCTGCGTCCCGTGGCCGAAATTCAGTACCTCGATTACCTGATCTACGCATTCTCTCCCCTCTCCGATGATGCGGCGACGCTGCGCTGGCGTAGCAATGGCCTACAGCAGGCTCCCCTGATCATTCGTACCCGTGGGCATCGCCTGGAAGGGATCTGGCACTCGGGATCACCCATGAGTGTGCTGCTCGGCGGCTTGCGCGGAATGCACCTGTGTGTGCCTCGCAACATGGTGCAGGCTATCGGCATGTACAATACCTTGCTCCAAAGCGACGACCCCGGTATTGTGATCGAATGCCTCAATGGCTACCGACTCAAAGAAAGCTTACCCGACAACCTCGACACCTTTACCGTACCTCTCGGGGTACCCGAAACCATTCGGGAAGGTGCCGATCTTACGGTCGTTACCTATGGTGCCTGTATTCGCATCGTCGACGAAGCTGCTGCTACCCTGTCCAAAATGGGCATAGAGATCGAAATTATTGATGTGCAAACGCTTTGGCCTTTTGACCTAGAGCATCGCATCAGTGCCAGTTTACGCAAAACCAATCGCCTGCTCGTCGTCGATGAAGATGTTCCTGGTGGTGCCGCCGCCTACATCATGCAACACATCCTGGAGGACCAAGGTGGCTATTTCCAACTAGATGCTACACCAAGCACACTGACAGGTACAGCCTACCGACCTCCCTATGGCGACGATGGCAACTACATCAGCAAGCCCAATGTGGAAGATGTGGTGGAAAAGGTCTTGGAAGTGATAGCGGAGTAGTACCCTTTTCTTAGTTATTTGGGCGTATCCCCTCCGCTGAGCTACGGGGTCGCGCTGTTGCAGGGCGCGTTATTCACTTGGCCCCTCCCTGTGGTCGGGTCTGGTGCTGCGCACCACCCTTACACATCGCTTACGCAACAATTCGGCTAGCAGGGCCTAAATAAACAATCCCCTCCCCTTGCTGTTTGGTACTCACAAACTATACATCCAATGGATACTTCCGCCAAAAATGTGCTGGGCACCGAACTGCAAACTTGCTCCACCAATCCCCTGACGGGCTATTACCGCAATGGTTGCTGCCATACCGGACCGCAAGACAGTGGCCGCCACGTCATTTGTGCCCAGATGACCGAGGAATTCCTACACTTTACAGCCAGCAAAGGCAACGACTTGATGACGCCGCAACCTCACTATCAGTTTCCTGGTCTAAAGGCTGGTGACCGCTGGTGTTTATGCGCCCTCCGCTGGCGAGAAGCTTACGAAGCGGGGGTAGCACCGCCAGTGATCCTGGCCGCTACGCACGCACAGGTGCTCCAATATGTCACCATAGATATGCTCCACGCGCACGAGCTTACCAATCCATAAAGTCAAAGTGGTCTCAATTATTTCCGCCGTAACACTAGGGGTGATTATCTTGTGGATAAACAATTGTTACGAAATGGCCGAGTTGAGCGAGATCGTTTAAAAAGCGGTATCTTTATACCCAAACTAATATTTGCCGCCGCCGCCGACTCTTTAAATTACCCAGTGACCATGGAACCTCACTACCAACTTACCGACCAGCAATTCAGTCAACAATTTGCCGACTGCACCCTACCTCCACAATGGTTCAGCCATACAGCCCACTTGCGCTTAGCCTACATTCTTTTGCAAAAGCACAGCCTGAAGGAGGCCCGCCAATTGATGTGCTCCCAGATTCAAACTTTCGACCAAACATTCGGGGATGGCACCAAATACCACCGCACACTGACGGAAGCATCTATACAGGTCGTTTGGCATTTTATGAGCAAAAGCACAACGGCTACTTTCCCGGAACTACTCACAGCATTCCCGCGTCTGGTTAGTAATTTCAAAGACTTACTCCTGACCCACTACCGGCCAGAAACTTTATTCCCTCCACCAGCCAATACCGTTTATCAGCAACCAGATTTATTGGTGTTCCCGATGTGATTTTTTTTGAACCATATTAGGAATTATAAGGGCATTTAAGTTTTTTCTTTATGACCTGAAGGTCATGAATAGCTAAACACGACAAGTAGCAAATTAGCCTCGAAGGGATTTGATAATTTCTGACAAAATCTAGTCCTTATACCCTGTACGAAGTACCAAGTACAGTGAGTTTTGCCTTAGAGAAAGGCTGCTTTCAGGCTAAATTGCAAGGCAAAATTCACCTCCCTCACCCTTCAAACTTCGGGCTACGTTTTTCCATATTGGCGGCAAATGCTTCCAGCAGGTCATTTGAGAGCAGCATGGAGGCATTCCAGGCGGTCATGTAATTGAGGGATTCGGCTACCGTATGGTCACGAGCGTAGAGCAGGATTTCTTTGGTGCCCCGAATGCAGAGAGGAGATTTCGTAGCGATGGTTGTAGCAAGTTCTAATACACCTTTTTGGAGGTCTTCCTGGCTAGGATAGGTACGGTTACAAAGACCAATGGCGGCGGCTTCTGTACCTGCAACATTGCGGCCAGTATAGGCCATTTCAGCGACGATGCCAGGTTGCAAAATTTTGGGTAAGCGCTGCAAGGTGCCGATATCGGCCACCAAACCCAGGTCGATTTCCTTGATGGAAAAATAGGCGTCCTCGGTACAATAGCGCATATCGCAAGCAGCTATAATATCTACTCCACCACCGATGCAGGCACCATGAATGGCGGCAATCACTGGCTTGCGGCACTCCTCGATGGCGGTGATCGCGTTTTGCAATTTGAAGATAAACCCACGCAGGGCCTCGCGCTTGCGCCCTTCACAAGAGATGGTATGGAAGCGTTGCAGATTCATTAACACCGTAAGGTCAATGCCAGCGCAAAAATTGCGTCCTTCGCCTTGCAGGATAATCACCCTCACCTCAGGATGCTCGTGCAGTTCGCGGAAGATCAAGGGCATCTCCTCCCAAGCCTTCTCGTGGAGCGCGTTGGCCTTATCTGGCCGATTGAAACTGACGGTAGCAATGTGCTGATCGATGTGAACGAGGAAAGAGGTATACATGGGAGGATTGAAATTTGTTAATGAAAGGGGCTTTTACTGGACTACCCAAGGCACCTAAGGTATATTTTTTTTGAACCACCCAAGGCACCTAAGGGGTGTTTTTTTTTGAACCACAGGAGGCACGAAGAATAAAAAACTTAGGTGCATACCGCGACGTAGATATAATCTACGCCGAACGGGGGGAAATTTGTGTACATACCGACGTAGGCACAGCCAACGCCGAACAGAGGAAAGGATTTTTGAACCACCAAAGGCACCTAAGTAATTTGACGGAAATAAATCCAGCAACTTTCTCTGAGGATTTTTGAAATTTTTCACACAACTTTCCTGCCTACTCGGCGAAAGGCAGGCAGGCTTTCAGTCAGTTGTTTAGAAAAATTTAAAAAATCGAAAGTTGCTTGACTTATTTTTTTCCGTCCCTAAGAGAAAAAACTTAGGTGTCTTTGGTGGTTCAATTTCAGGTAACACAAACATAAAGCTGCCTACCAGTACGTACTCCCTGTAAACCTCCGCTCACTTCGGTACAACTGCATTCGTTGGTGAGCATATTGGTTGAAGGTGGCGGAAAGTAAGGCATCATAAGCGGTGAAAGCATCGGACCGGCCAGCTTGTTTTTGCTGGATGGCACCGACGGCATCACGAGCAGTCACCAGGGCCATGGTGATGCCGTGCGAGGAGACAGGATCGAGGGTGAGCGCCGCGTCTCCGATGGACAACCAGCCTGGCCCGTAGAAGGACTCCAACCGACTACTATCTGCTGCTATGAAGCGTGGCGTAGTGAGTGCATCAGTGGCCTTAGTGATGCGTGCAGCGGTGTGGGGAGCCGCTTCGTAAAGCTGCTTCCAACCGGCTCCTGTCCCCCATGTTTCTCGGTCTTCCTTTCCTGGTCGGCAGAAAAAGGTGGTCGCCAAGCGGTTGCCAGGTATCAGCGCAGTATACCACCAACCCGAAGGTGTGGTTTCAATTAATCCAGTGCTATCTAAAAAATCTGTTGGCATTTTCAGGAAGCGGATCAAGGCCAGTTGTTGGTGTTCATACAAACGAGCAACTCCTTGTCGGCGAGCCAGCCAAGCATTGCGTCCGCTACCATCAAGGATGAAATCAAAACGCTCTTGTGTGGGTTGACCATCGTTTAGCCAGCTTACTTCCCATTGGTCGGCTACAAATTTGGCGTTCTGCATTACCGCTCCTATGATCAGGTCCGCGCCTGTATCAACCGCTTTATGCACCAATTGCTTTTCAAACACCCGCCGATCCAGGTGCCAGCCTTGCCCCAGGGGATGTGCCAGGTAATCCCGATGTATTACCCTATCACTTCCCCACAGGGATTGGATACCGTAAGTAGGCAAGTGACTGGTATGCTGAAAGTCTTCCCAAAGCCCGAGCTCCATGAGCAAAGGTTGTACCGATGGGGGTAGGCTCTCCCCTACTTTTGGCTCCACTGGATCAGTGGTCAACACATCAGACCGGCGGTCGAGCAAGCTCACCTCCCACCCATTACGAGCGGCGAATATGGCTGCTGCTGCTCCCGCCGGTCCGGCACCAATGATGAGTATTTTTAAGTGAGGTTTGAATGATGCTACCGCCATTTACGCGGATTCATATCTACCCATTCCGGCCGTTGATGGTCTGCGGTAGAAGGCGTATCCAGGGATCTGCTGGTCATCATCTGTGGTTCATCCTGCACCGAGCGACCCGTTTCCACCCATACTTCTTTGGGAAACAGTTGCTCATCAGCATCCAGTTCGCGTTTGAGGATGATGCCAATTTTGTACCATTCTTCCGTAAACTTGGTGACGCCCTTCATCCGCTCAGCGATAGAACTGCCACCGGATTTCATCGTTCCATCTTCATTGTAAATAAAGCCCCGCAACCACTTCTTCCGGCTCGCCGGGCCGAAGGCTGCAAATTTATCATCAATGCTACTTTTTTGATCATTCAAGGTTGCAAAATCCTCTTCGGAGAGTACATCATTGGGCACCCGTGCAGGCCAGAAAGTTGGCAGATACTCTCCCGCATACGTCCGATAAGCGGACAGACAACTGGAGGTATCCGACTGCCAGGGTACCGCCATCCATTTGGTCAGGTCTCCGGGGGAGCTGCCGTCTAGTGGGCCGTTGGGCTCCATCACCACACTGTTGCTAATGGCGTAACCGAAATCCTCCTTGGGTGTTTTCCGGCGTTTGATACGGAAAGGCTCATCGCCACAAAACATGATCGCGTGCCGCATGGGCCAGGTGAATTCACAACCTGGATGAAAGGGCCCGCCCAGGGTTTCTTCCAAAGCTGCTACTGTCAGGCCATTTGCTTGTTCGGCAGGCGTCATTTCTTCCCACTTGCGGTGCTGTGGTGGAGGTTCTACGACAAAGTTCCCATGGGCCCATTGCTCCAAATAATCGTACTTTAATTGGGTTATGGCAAACCAGGCACGAGGATTGGTAGAATTGATATTGAAGGTTACTCCATCCCCATAAAGAGGTGGCCAGGCGGCAGGTTCCAGTTTTTTATACGCGGGATTACGGAAGGATTCGAAAATCACCTGCCGGAAAGGTCGATTTTCATCACTCGTATCCGTCAACCGCTTGAGTACTTGCTCATTTTCAAAATCGTAGGCACTACCCCAACCAAAATCACGGCTCACGCCAGCATTCACCCACTGGTTGTTACTTAACTGTTTTAGAGTAGGATAGATATCCG is a window from the Lewinella sp. LCG006 genome containing:
- a CDS encoding LodA/GoxA family CTQ-dependent oxidase, translating into MDLKKVHTVAIYPAIGIARVGNAPNEYFIGPTIPGQTAMDKDNFRDQQGRIKRQAAQFFIYGLDQEGNFLGELNEDHGVKIDWRVDVANKKASWYNFDIALDTPTAKGEYDENGNATPGGPEVLSLRRNPDYECEDRKKLMIEARAQHITGRNTNPDGARYHFKGTIGHIEKEVYLGELRTDNQGRLLFLGGWGKSDSFREKPAPLTTFANNQGWHDDTSDGPVDAKVTLPDGRELNAKGAWVLTAPPNYAVGVQAFSTGYELLQDVASSLHPGVKKDCPSFYADIYPTLKQLSNNQWVNAGVSRDFGWGSAYDFENEQVLKRLTDTSDENRPFRQVIFESFRNPAYKKLEPAAWPPLYGDGVTFNINSTNPRAWFAITQLKYDYLEQWAHGNFVVEPPPQHRKWEEMTPAEQANGLTVAALEETLGGPFHPGCEFTWPMRHAIMFCGDEPFRIKRRKTPKEDFGYAISNSVVMEPNGPLDGSSPGDLTKWMAVPWQSDTSSCLSAYRTYAGEYLPTFWPARVPNDVLSEEDFATLNDQKSSIDDKFAAFGPASRKKWLRGFIYNEDGTMKSGGSSIAERMKGVTKFTEEWYKIGIILKRELDADEQLFPKEVWVETGRSVQDEPQMMTSRSLDTPSTADHQRPEWVDMNPRKWR